One part of the Bacteroidota bacterium genome encodes these proteins:
- the ppsA gene encoding phosphoenolpyruvate synthase: protein MKNNYTIPFVDISYGDVAKVGGKNASLGEMISKLSGKGIAVPDGFATSTDAFRLFLDENKLNEELSQILKRLDTADFSNLNDVGAAARALLTKATLPESLRAEIIAAYKKLCDENGSVVEVAVRSSASAEDLPTASFAGQHDSFLNVRGEEDVVKAVQKCYISLYNNRAIKYRIDNGFEHVHVALSAGVQLMVRADLSCAGVAFTLEPESGFRDVVVITGVWGLGENIVQGAVTPDEFHVFKPTLKIGKNAIISKKLGSKAKTMIYSQEHEGSNPLRNIETPLAKQKEFVLNDDEIETIGRWSVIIEDHYQCPMDIEWAKDGKSGKLFIVQARPETVHSQKDPLIMKEYSLKSKSNVLVKGNAVGSGIASGKARLLSSPAEAHLLQQGDVLVTDITNPDWDPILKKAAAIITNKGGRTSHAAIVAREVGAVAIVGTGNATTVIKDGQEITISCAEGKTGVVYDGILPWEEKKLDFRNIKMPRTAPMLILGDPDKAYRFSFYPNKGIGLMRLEFIITSSIRIHPMALVKYDELKDETVKKEIDEITAGYDTKTHFFVDKLAQAVATIGAAFYPKDVIVRMSDFKSNEYANLIGGKEFELKEENPMIGFRGASRYYNERYKEGFRLECEAMKKVRNEMGLTNVKLMIPFCRTVEEGKKVVGLMEEYGLKRGDEGLEIYVMAEIPSNVILAEEFAKVFDGFSIGSNDLTQLTLGLDRDSALLSDIFDENNPAVKSMISDVIQKAKKAGVKIGLCGQAPSDFPEFAKFLIDQGIDSISFNPDALIRGIENMLEAEKV, encoded by the coding sequence ATGAAAAATAACTATACCATTCCCTTTGTAGATATCAGCTATGGCGACGTTGCAAAGGTTGGAGGAAAAAACGCATCACTCGGAGAAATGATCAGCAAACTGAGCGGAAAGGGCATTGCAGTTCCGGATGGTTTTGCTACAAGCACGGATGCCTTTCGATTGTTTTTGGATGAAAATAAATTAAACGAAGAACTTTCTCAAATTCTCAAACGATTGGACACTGCTGACTTTTCAAATTTAAACGATGTGGGCGCAGCAGCAAGAGCACTACTCACAAAAGCAACTTTACCTGAAAGTCTGAGAGCTGAAATTATTGCAGCTTACAAGAAACTATGTGATGAAAACGGAAGTGTGGTAGAAGTAGCTGTTCGCAGCAGTGCTTCCGCGGAAGATCTCCCCACAGCAAGTTTTGCCGGACAACATGATTCTTTTTTAAATGTGCGTGGTGAAGAAGATGTGGTAAAGGCGGTGCAAAAATGCTACATCTCGCTCTATAATAACCGGGCCATTAAATACAGAATCGACAATGGGTTTGAACATGTTCACGTCGCGCTATCTGCCGGCGTACAGTTGATGGTGCGTGCTGATTTATCCTGTGCGGGAGTTGCATTTACGCTGGAACCCGAATCCGGTTTCAGGGATGTGGTTGTCATCACCGGAGTCTGGGGATTGGGAGAAAATATTGTGCAGGGAGCAGTAACACCGGATGAATTTCATGTCTTCAAGCCTACACTTAAAATCGGAAAAAATGCGATCATCTCTAAAAAGTTGGGCAGCAAGGCGAAAACGATGATCTATTCACAAGAGCATGAGGGGAGTAATCCTCTACGTAATATTGAAACACCGCTTGCAAAGCAAAAAGAATTTGTGCTGAACGACGATGAGATTGAAACGATTGGCAGATGGTCGGTGATCATTGAAGACCATTATCAATGTCCGATGGATATTGAATGGGCGAAGGATGGAAAGAGCGGTAAACTATTCATCGTACAGGCAAGACCGGAGACGGTGCATTCGCAGAAGGACCCTTTGATTATGAAGGAATATTCATTAAAAAGCAAAAGCAACGTATTGGTAAAAGGTAACGCTGTAGGTTCCGGAATTGCCAGCGGTAAAGCGCGTCTTCTATCTTCTCCTGCAGAAGCACATTTATTGCAACAAGGAGATGTTCTCGTTACCGACATCACCAATCCCGACTGGGATCCCATTCTGAAAAAAGCAGCGGCCATCATCACCAATAAAGGAGGCCGGACAAGTCATGCGGCAATTGTTGCAAGAGAAGTTGGTGCAGTGGCTATTGTTGGAACAGGTAATGCCACCACCGTTATAAAAGACGGACAGGAAATCACCATCTCCTGCGCAGAAGGAAAAACAGGTGTGGTGTATGATGGCATTCTCCCCTGGGAAGAAAAAAAACTCGACTTCCGTAACATAAAGATGCCACGCACAGCGCCTATGCTCATCCTCGGCGATCCGGATAAAGCCTATCGTTTTTCTTTTTATCCCAACAAAGGCATCGGACTCATGCGACTCGAATTCATCATCACATCCAGCATCAGAATTCACCCAATGGCGCTCGTAAAATACGATGAGTTAAAAGATGAAACTGTAAAAAAAGAAATTGATGAAATCACTGCAGGTTACGACACAAAGACACATTTCTTCGTGGATAAACTGGCTCAGGCGGTGGCTACCATAGGAGCCGCATTTTATCCGAAAGACGTCATAGTACGCATGAGCGATTTTAAGAGTAATGAATACGCGAATCTGATCGGTGGAAAAGAATTCGAGCTGAAAGAAGAAAATCCGATGATCGGTTTCAGAGGAGCATCGCGGTACTATAATGAGCGGTATAAAGAAGGATTCCGGTTAGAGTGTGAAGCGATGAAAAAAGTACGAAATGAAATGGGACTAACGAATGTTAAACTCATGATTCCATTCTGCCGTACTGTTGAAGAAGGTAAAAAAGTAGTCGGGCTAATGGAAGAATATGGTTTGAAGCGCGGAGACGAAGGGTTAGAAATATATGTCATGGCAGAGATCCCGAGTAACGTCATCCTCGCTGAAGAATTCGCTAAAGTATTCGACGGTTTCTCCATCGGTTCCAACGACCTCACACAACTCACACTCGGCCTCGATCGTGACAGCGCATTGCTCAGCGACATCTTCGACGAGAACAATCCGGCGGTAAAATCCATGATCTCAGATGTCATACAGAAAGCTAAAAAAGCAGGTGTAAAAATTGGTTTATGCGGACAAGCACCAAGTGATTTTCCTGAGTTCGCCAAATTCTTAATTGATCAGGGCATTGATAGTATTTCTTTTAATCCGGATGCGTTGATTAGGGGGATTGAGAATATGTTGGAAGCGGAAAAGGTTTAA
- a CDS encoding HipA domain-containing protein — MEIRSDNKIIEVYADWEGLPGPTLMGKLHVSRIRGKELFSFQYDQLWLKSGYNLYLDPNLEFYSGRQYLPDDKTNFGIFLDSSPDRWGRLLMRRREAAFARKENRKENTLFETDYLLGVFDGHRMGGIRFKIDPGSEFLNNNKSLASPPWTSLGELENASLKLEREDAGEDPDYMKWLSLLVDPGSSLGGARPKAGVIDEKGNLWIAKFPSLNDDRDSGAWEMVLHQLAQACGIVVPDARLLQFGSKHHTFLTRRFDRNHEGRRIHFTSAMTLLGYRDGASHDEGVSYLELVEIIQRFGASPVQDLVQLWKRILFNVFVSNTDDHLRNHGFLLTDRGWRLSPAYDMNPNENGTGLTLNISENDNELSIDLVMSVAGYFNLDEVKSNSIFGEMKAIISTWNDIAQKLGIPKKERQVIGKAFR; from the coding sequence ATGGAGATCCGATCTGACAATAAAATAATTGAAGTGTATGCCGACTGGGAAGGTTTGCCGGGCCCCACATTGATGGGCAAACTCCATGTAAGTCGAATTCGGGGGAAGGAACTATTTTCCTTTCAGTACGATCAGTTATGGTTAAAATCCGGTTACAATCTCTATTTGGATCCTAACCTTGAATTTTACAGTGGTCGACAGTACCTACCTGACGATAAAACCAATTTTGGAATTTTCCTCGATTCTTCTCCGGATAGATGGGGACGGTTACTGATGCGTCGTAGAGAAGCAGCATTTGCTAGAAAGGAAAACAGAAAAGAAAATACACTCTTTGAAACAGATTACCTACTTGGTGTTTTTGATGGTCATCGCATGGGTGGAATCAGATTTAAAATTGACCCTGGTAGTGAATTCCTGAATAACAACAAGTCATTGGCCTCTCCCCCATGGACTTCTCTCGGTGAATTGGAAAATGCAAGTTTAAAATTAGAGCGTGAAGATGCAGGGGAAGATCCGGACTATATGAAATGGCTTTCATTGCTGGTTGATCCCGGATCATCTTTAGGTGGTGCCAGACCCAAAGCAGGAGTCATAGACGAGAAAGGCAATTTATGGATCGCGAAATTTCCCAGTTTAAATGATGACAGGGATTCAGGTGCATGGGAGATGGTGTTACATCAATTGGCTCAGGCTTGCGGAATTGTTGTTCCGGATGCTCGTCTGCTGCAGTTCGGAAGTAAGCACCATACCTTTTTAACGCGGAGGTTTGACAGAAACCATGAAGGACGCAGAATTCATTTTACCTCCGCAATGACCTTATTGGGTTACCGGGATGGAGCAAGTCATGATGAAGGCGTAAGCTATCTTGAATTAGTGGAAATAATTCAACGTTTCGGTGCTTCACCTGTGCAAGATTTAGTGCAACTATGGAAGAGAATTCTCTTTAACGTTTTTGTTTCCAATACAGATGATCACTTACGCAACCATGGGTTTCTATTAACTGATCGAGGATGGAGACTTTCCCCTGCTTATGATATGAATCCGAATGAAAACGGGACAGGGCTCACATTGAATATCTCTGAAAATGATAATGAATTGTCTATCGATTTGGTGATGAGTGTAGCGGGTTATTTCAATCTGGACGAAGTAAAATCAAATTCAATCTTTGGTGAAATGAAAGCGATCATTTCGACATGGAATGATATTGCCCAAAAGTTAGGAATTCCGAAGAAGGAAAGGCAGGTAATCGGTAAAGCATTTCGTTGA
- a CDS encoding T9SS type A sorting domain-containing protein, with protein MNHFYNLLKPLLLLITGVCLLSTVAFAQPCGVEAKITILGGTATCGYFADTAGYQPGWIGYKYQWKINDKPPITQYSVPTIMYDELGAGFNRLQLIVYGTNTTTGDSCIAEYTNVYQATGDAIYPEFDVSVNGNTVTFTGTYKGGPFFGAPSTVMYDFGDGTLSSSNSFNESHTYANAGLKTVYLYVQMNNPTTGGVANSQVGRDINVGTGASNLEFSFIQDQTICDSVRVSASSSPAFTFGSFNKNFSVAGNAPVNGNYVHVNMIDVPGHDFIGIDGGAAGSSYDYTQYLVKLNDCTIIPDTASGYVFDDLNYNGIKEPGEPGIAGVTIYISTSCNAESFSTVQAGYSTTTDTAGYYYIHVPHYGVKVTLGMSTAYTLTYPGTNYYNVNYSSGTMHTGHDFGLSTLSVHICGRTYLDDNNDSIYNSSDRSLPAVMLTATNTITGIVYHNSSGTNGSYCFDLPPGNFVVRPVNWPLDSATFTPDSLIVSGGTGGTYNNRNFGFRSPVPTDFHLQLFTADDARPGFDMYLTCRINNTGYLKGKGDLVLNYDPQLTPLSTNPANGIINTVANTITWTTDSIPPGFSVHYNAFFNLPASTPLGTLLSNSATITGTPGTLEYDLSDNTSSLLKTVIGSFDPNDKQVTPEGLGATGDVLHNTRFDYRIRFQNTGTASAINVFVMDTIDSELDLNTFVMHRASHNYDLVINGNILTWRFFNINLPDSNTNEPLSHGFIEYSISPKPGLADGTTIENVAAIYFDFNQPVITNTTLNTMQTSLAGISEPAANEELLVYPNPTSQDLTILPRFEISGLIDVSIVDLLGKHIQTVYKGTYSHSSSIKTNVSSLAKGMYLLRIQHQGGISQVKWIKQ; from the coding sequence ATGAACCACTTTTACAACCTCCTCAAACCCTTGCTGCTTCTTATTACAGGAGTATGCTTACTGTCAACTGTAGCATTCGCACAGCCCTGCGGAGTGGAAGCGAAAATCACCATATTAGGTGGTACTGCCACCTGTGGTTATTTTGCCGATACTGCCGGTTATCAGCCCGGATGGATCGGGTATAAATATCAATGGAAAATTAATGATAAACCACCCATTACTCAATATTCAGTTCCCACTATTATGTATGATGAGCTGGGAGCCGGTTTTAACCGTTTACAATTGATTGTATATGGCACGAACACTACTACCGGCGACAGTTGTATAGCTGAATACACCAACGTCTATCAGGCGACAGGAGACGCCATCTATCCGGAGTTTGATGTTAGCGTGAACGGTAATACCGTCACTTTTACCGGTACATACAAAGGAGGTCCATTCTTTGGGGCTCCTAGTACTGTTATGTACGATTTCGGTGACGGCACACTATCGTCCTCCAACTCTTTTAATGAATCTCATACCTATGCGAATGCGGGATTAAAAACAGTATACCTCTATGTGCAGATGAATAATCCTACTACAGGAGGTGTAGCAAATAGTCAGGTGGGCAGGGATATAAATGTCGGAACCGGAGCATCTAATTTAGAATTCAGTTTCATTCAAGATCAGACCATTTGTGATTCGGTGCGTGTATCAGCATCAAGTTCGCCCGCCTTCACTTTCGGATCATTCAATAAAAATTTCAGTGTTGCCGGTAATGCACCGGTGAATGGAAATTATGTTCATGTGAATATGATAGATGTACCGGGACATGACTTTATAGGAATTGATGGAGGCGCTGCCGGCTCATCCTATGACTATACTCAATACCTGGTTAAATTAAATGATTGTACGATCATCCCCGACACCGCAAGCGGATATGTATTTGATGATTTAAATTACAATGGAATCAAAGAACCCGGCGAACCAGGAATAGCAGGCGTCACCATTTATATTTCTACATCGTGTAATGCCGAAAGTTTTTCAACTGTTCAGGCCGGATATAGTACGACCACAGATACTGCCGGCTATTACTACATTCATGTTCCACATTATGGCGTGAAGGTAACACTGGGTATGTCTACCGCTTATACGCTAACCTATCCAGGAACGAATTACTATAATGTGAATTATTCTTCCGGCACTATGCATACCGGTCATGATTTCGGATTATCCACGCTATCCGTTCATATCTGCGGACGCACTTATCTTGATGATAACAATGATAGTATTTATAATTCCAGCGATCGTTCGTTGCCGGCGGTGATGTTGACTGCTACCAATACAATAACCGGAATTGTTTATCATAATTCTTCAGGTACAAACGGAAGCTATTGTTTCGACTTGCCTCCCGGAAATTTTGTGGTGAGACCTGTCAATTGGCCTCTCGACAGCGCCACTTTTACCCCGGATAGTCTGATTGTATCCGGAGGAACAGGAGGCACTTATAACAATCGCAATTTTGGATTCAGGAGTCCGGTGCCCACTGATTTTCACCTGCAGTTATTCACTGCCGATGATGCGCGACCCGGGTTCGATATGTACCTGACCTGCAGAATAAATAATACCGGTTATCTCAAAGGCAAGGGTGATCTTGTTTTAAACTATGATCCGCAATTGACGCCTCTTAGCACTAACCCCGCCAATGGGATCATTAATACTGTTGCAAATACCATCACCTGGACGACAGATTCCATTCCTCCGGGTTTCTCCGTTCATTATAATGCTTTTTTCAATCTCCCGGCTTCAACCCCTTTAGGCACCCTATTATCCAATAGCGCAACTATTACAGGAACACCGGGAACTCTTGAATACGATCTTTCAGACAACACAAGTAGTCTACTTAAAACGGTGATAGGCTCCTTCGATCCGAACGATAAACAAGTTACGCCCGAAGGTCTTGGGGCTACAGGAGATGTCTTACACAATACCCGTTTTGATTACCGTATTCGCTTTCAGAATACCGGTACAGCTTCTGCCATTAATGTATTCGTTATGGACACCATCGACAGCGAACTTGATCTCAACACTTTTGTGATGCACAGAGCTAGTCACAACTACGATCTGGTGATCAATGGAAACATTCTCACCTGGCGCTTCTTCAACATCAACCTGCCTGACAGCAATACCAATGAACCGTTGAGTCATGGATTCATTGAGTACAGCATCTCGCCTAAACCCGGACTTGCCGATGGCACAACCATTGAAAATGTAGCCGCTATTTACTTCGACTTCAACCAGCCGGTGATTACGAACACTACACTGAATACGATGCAAACCTCCCTGGCCGGTATTTCAGAACCAGCAGCGAATGAGGAGCTTTTGGTATATCCAAATCCAACATCGCAAGATTTAACCATACTGCCCCGCTTCGAAATTTCCGGGTTGATCGATGTATCAATCGTAGACCTTTTGGGTAAACATATCCAAACTGTTTATAAGGGAACTTATTCCCATTCATCGTCGATCAAAACAAATGTGAGTTCTCTTGCTAAAGGAATGTATTTGTTAAGAATTCAACATCAGGGTGGTATTTCGCAGGTGAAATGGATTAAACAGTAA
- a CDS encoding helix-turn-helix domain-containing protein, whose product MEKSRFILPKNLRILEGLGQNIRLARLRRKMSSEQLSERAGIGRMTLYKIEMGSPVVAIGNYLQVLFILGLENDLTQVGANDPLGRKIQDAKLIVKHRAPKQKKKNDGDPI is encoded by the coding sequence ATGGAAAAGTCAAGGTTCATTTTACCAAAAAACCTTAGAATTCTGGAAGGTCTTGGTCAAAATATACGGCTGGCCCGACTGAGGAGAAAGATGAGTTCTGAACAGCTTTCAGAGCGGGCTGGTATTGGACGTATGACCTTATATAAAATTGAAATGGGCTCTCCCGTTGTTGCAATTGGTAATTATCTCCAGGTGCTTTTTATCCTGGGTTTAGAAAACGATTTGACACAAGTTGGTGCGAATGATCCTTTGGGCAGGAAAATACAGGATGCTAAACTTATTGTAAAGCACCGTGCCCCAAAACAGAAGAAGAAAAACGATGGAGATCCGATCTGA
- a CDS encoding type I asparaginase, whose product MKKILIIYTGGTIGMQHDAGGALKPFDFGKVSEQVPELNRLGCKLAHHAFEELIDSSNVTPDCWVKLAKTIEKNFAKYDGFVILHGTDTMAYSASALSFMLENLSKPVIFTGSQLPLGAIRTDAKRNLITSVEIAAGKVIIPEVCIYFNNQLFRGNRAEKFTSSMFDAFQSLNCPPLATVGVNVEFDFDLLSKPSTKKLIVHTTLEPHIGLVRLFPGITEAWMEHILSVPDLKALVMETYGSGNAPTDPKFIRALAAAIKNGLIVINVSQCSGGSVEQGKYETSKLLKEIGVISGADLTTEAALTKLMVLLGQYPKDSKKVKKMMITSLCGEIS is encoded by the coding sequence ATGAAAAAAATTCTCATCATCTATACCGGTGGTACTATCGGCATGCAACACGATGCCGGCGGCGCACTGAAACCATTTGATTTCGGAAAAGTCAGTGAACAGGTACCGGAATTAAACCGGTTGGGTTGCAAATTAGCGCATCATGCCTTTGAGGAACTCATAGATAGTTCGAATGTCACTCCGGACTGTTGGGTGAAGCTGGCAAAAACTATTGAGAAAAACTTTGCGAAGTACGATGGGTTCGTCATCCTGCATGGCACGGACACCATGGCTTATTCAGCTTCCGCGCTGAGCTTCATGCTCGAAAATCTCAGCAAGCCGGTCATCTTCACCGGATCACAACTACCGTTAGGGGCTATCCGAACGGATGCAAAAAGAAACCTGATCACATCCGTAGAAATTGCTGCAGGTAAAGTTATAATACCTGAAGTCTGCATTTATTTCAATAACCAACTTTTCAGAGGAAACCGTGCAGAGAAATTTACTTCTTCCATGTTTGACGCTTTTCAATCGCTGAATTGTCCTCCACTTGCGACGGTAGGCGTAAATGTAGAATTTGACTTCGACCTCTTGTCAAAACCTTCAACCAAAAAATTGATTGTCCACACCACCCTGGAACCACATATCGGACTCGTACGACTCTTTCCCGGGATAACGGAAGCCTGGATGGAACATATCCTGAGTGTCCCGGATTTAAAAGCATTGGTGATGGAAACCTATGGCAGCGGCAACGCGCCAACAGATCCGAAATTCATACGCGCTTTGGCGGCAGCCATAAAAAATGGTTTGATAGTGATCAATGTTTCACAATGTTCAGGTGGAAGTGTAGAACAGGGGAAATATGAAACGAGCAAACTGCTTAAGGAGATTGGAGTAATTAGTGGAGCGGATTTAACGACAGAAGCAGCTTTGACGAAACTGATGGTACTTTTAGGGCAATATCCGAAGGATAGTAAAAAAGTGAAGAAGATGATGATAACTTCATTGTGTGGAGAGATTTCTTAA
- a CDS encoding OsmC family protein: MKIIRRASAIWKGTGKEGSGTVSTQSTVLNNAQYSWETRFAEGVGTNPEELVGAAHAGCYSMKLSFLIVAAGFVADSINTSAKVTLEDGKISHVQLDVTAKVPGMSAEQFETAAQEAKSTCPISKSLTAEIGLNATLEA, from the coding sequence ATGAAAATCATCAGAAGAGCCTCAGCCATCTGGAAAGGAACAGGCAAGGAAGGATCAGGAACAGTCAGCACACAAAGCACTGTATTAAATAATGCACAATATTCATGGGAGACCCGTTTCGCAGAAGGCGTTGGTACCAACCCTGAAGAACTCGTTGGCGCTGCACATGCCGGTTGCTATAGTATGAAACTCAGCTTCCTTATCGTTGCTGCCGGGTTCGTAGCCGATTCGATCAACACTTCAGCCAAAGTAACGCTGGAAGATGGAAAAATTTCCCACGTACAACTCGATGTAACCGCGAAAGTTCCCGGAATGTCAGCCGAGCAATTTGAAACTGCTGCACAGGAAGCAAAATCTACCTGCCCTATCTCCAAATCCCTTACCGCTGAGATCGGCCTTAACGCCACCCTCGAAGCTTAA
- a CDS encoding T9SS type A sorting domain-containing protein — MNYVKLKVIILYLLFISTLAVKGQSWMPVGGDFTNWPQVNRSVSQNMAIDNNGFPISCTYEYGHVLRNWDGVKWNYLTSPAPIFQYGGNGIIKSMKINSIGQPYISCLLNASNHEVKVFRWNGIAWDSIGGQSFSQLYGGGFMVLDSLGNPIVVMGDDLIDSVVVKRWDGISWHNMPSTNLDRWSVPVAMERNHSGEIYLAVTNNQTQSLNILNWNGSTWQTIGSQLNQGPYIHPFMTLDSSGLPLVSYLDLTGNLNFKQWDGISWNSIASMSIGSNIFATSLVIKIDNRNQPIVAYRDSLTNYKLTVKRWNGSNWVVIGTDGISFGPVIEIYLGIKDSSNIYVQYKDVGQMNRVCVQYWNGIEWNYVGDGGVSKDLAKYRSIALDNSGRPFVAYSDLSRSNKITVRHWNDTVWTDVGNAGFSPSGAGHLIMTLDSSDFPIVAFQDSSIGNKLCVQRWNGSTWNYVGDSTGLSAGEVKYIGLTINNQNHPAIAFPDSISGGITIVKEWDCSVWNQLGISSDFSPQNKYQYLTVDSLGNICIVYSNGNGNSFGRPEVKRWNGNTWTNIGPPTVVGSAAAYQTHMIFDNLGNPIISFIAWDLQLNYQTVIVHQFNGINWNRISSGYGVNYGAADDPNLAIDHAGNLYVAYFNNEVPRKVEVRKYLGTSNWIKIAEESLPPSVDKTFNNNRWFEIDDQGNMFIAFNIGFPYVLKLGNTLTGAGSIPVEDFNFNLYPNPANDKVTVVYYDIEQSLYDLSITDINGRVLLRQGGTSTAGENSVQIETRFLPNGIYLVKLFSEGKQIIKKLIVMN, encoded by the coding sequence ATGAATTACGTAAAACTTAAAGTCATTATTTTATATTTACTATTTATTTCAACTTTAGCAGTTAAAGGACAATCGTGGATGCCGGTTGGAGGTGATTTTACAAATTGGCCCCAGGTAAATCGATCAGTGTCTCAAAACATGGCAATTGACAATAATGGTTTTCCCATTTCTTGTACTTACGAATATGGACATGTTTTAAGGAACTGGGATGGGGTAAAGTGGAATTACTTAACATCTCCGGCTCCTATTTTTCAGTATGGAGGTAATGGCATAATTAAATCAATGAAAATAAATAGTATTGGACAGCCCTATATATCTTGTCTTCTAAATGCAAGTAATCATGAAGTTAAAGTGTTTCGATGGAACGGAATTGCATGGGATTCTATCGGGGGGCAATCATTTTCACAGCTTTATGGAGGAGGTTTTATGGTTCTTGATTCATTGGGAAATCCAATTGTTGTTATGGGTGACGATTTAATTGATTCGGTTGTGGTAAAGCGTTGGGATGGTATATCATGGCATAATATGCCTTCCACAAATCTTGACCGGTGGTCAGTACCCGTGGCAATGGAAAGAAATCATTCAGGTGAAATATACCTGGCTGTCACAAATAATCAAACTCAATCACTCAATATATTAAATTGGAATGGGAGTACCTGGCAAACGATTGGCTCACAACTAAACCAGGGGCCTTATATTCATCCTTTTATGACTCTTGATAGTTCAGGTCTTCCTCTGGTTTCCTATCTGGACTTGACCGGAAACCTAAATTTTAAGCAATGGGATGGAATATCATGGAATTCCATAGCAAGTATGTCCATTGGATCAAATATTTTTGCTACTAGTCTTGTGATAAAAATTGACAATAGAAATCAACCAATAGTTGCATACAGAGATAGTCTTACAAATTACAAGTTAACAGTTAAAAGGTGGAATGGATCTAACTGGGTGGTTATAGGTACAGATGGTATTTCATTCGGACCAGTAATCGAAATTTATTTAGGCATTAAAGATTCCTCCAATATCTATGTTCAATATAAAGATGTAGGGCAGATGAATAGGGTTTGTGTGCAATATTGGAATGGAATAGAATGGAATTATGTTGGAGATGGAGGAGTATCAAAAGATCTGGCAAAATACAGATCCATCGCATTGGATAATTCTGGAAGACCTTTTGTAGCCTACTCTGATTTAAGTCGTAGTAATAAAATCACTGTTCGCCATTGGAATGATACGGTATGGACTGATGTAGGCAATGCAGGTTTTTCTCCTTCCGGAGCCGGTCATTTAATCATGACTCTGGATTCTTCAGATTTTCCAATTGTTGCATTTCAGGATTCTTCAATTGGCAATAAGTTATGTGTACAACGATGGAACGGAAGCACATGGAATTATGTTGGTGATAGTACCGGGCTATCAGCAGGAGAAGTAAAATATATTGGACTCACCATAAATAACCAAAACCACCCCGCAATTGCATTTCCGGATAGCATTTCAGGAGGTATAACTATTGTAAAAGAGTGGGATTGCAGCGTATGGAATCAGCTGGGTATATCGTCTGATTTTTCACCGCAAAACAAATATCAATATTTGACTGTTGACTCCCTTGGCAATATATGTATAGTTTATTCTAACGGAAACGGAAATTCTTTTGGTCGGCCTGAAGTTAAAAGGTGGAATGGAAACACTTGGACAAATATAGGTCCACCAACAGTAGTAGGGTCTGCGGCGGCATATCAAACTCATATGATATTTGACAATCTCGGCAATCCTATTATTTCATTTATTGCCTGGGATTTACAGCTTAACTACCAAACAGTCATAGTGCACCAGTTTAATGGTATTAACTGGAATCGAATTTCATCAGGCTATGGAGTAAACTATGGGGCTGCTGATGATCCAAATTTAGCAATTGACCATGCAGGTAATCTTTACGTCGCATACTTCAATAATGAAGTACCCCGAAAAGTAGAAGTTAGGAAATATCTCGGTACTTCTAACTGGATAAAAATTGCGGAGGAAAGTTTGCCACCGAGTGTTGATAAAACTTTCAATAATAATCGCTGGTTTGAAATAGATGACCAAGGTAACATGTTTATTGCGTTTAATATTGGGTTCCCATACGTTTTGAAGTTAGGTAATACTCTTACCGGAGCCGGTTCAATTCCTGTTGAAGATTTTAATTTTAATTTATATCCGAATCCGGCAAATGATAAAGTTACAGTCGTTTACTATGATATCGAACAAAGTCTATATGACTTGTCCATCACAGATATAAATGGTCGTGTTTTATTGAGGCAAGGTGGAACATCTACTGCTGGTGAGAATAGTGTTCAGATAGAAACCAGGTTCTTGCCTAATGGTATATATTTAGTCAAATTATTTTCAGAAGGAAAACAAATAATAAAGAAGTTGATTGTAATGAATTGA